TGTAGGGCGGTTCGTGAACCTCGAGGCCGACGCCGTGGCCGGTGCGGTGGACGAAGGCGTCGCCGTAGCCTGCCGCCTCGATGACCGAGCGGGCGGCACGGTCGATCGAGCCGGCGGTGACCCCCGGCTCGACGGCGTCGACGGCGGCCTGCTGTGCCTCACAGACGATCGCGTGGACCTCCCGGTACTCGGCGGGTGGCTCGCCCGCGAAGACGATCGTTCGCGTCTGATCGCCCGGATAACGGGCCGTCCCCGACTCGAGGTCGGCCTCGACGTACGCGCCGAAGTCGAGGACGACGGGATCGCCGGCTTCGATCACCCGGTCGCCGCTGTGGTGGTGTGGCCGCGCGCCGTTGGGACCCGACGCGACGATCGGTGAGAACGAGGGAGCTCCGCCGCCGTGCTCACCCAGCAGCCGACCGATGTCGTCGGCGAGGGCGGCCTCAGTCGTCCCGACGAGTTCCTCGCAGCGGGCTCTGAGCGTGAGCGAAACGCGATCTGCGATCTCGCCCGCCCGACGGAGCGCCTCGAGTTCGACGTCGTCCTTTCGCAGGCGGAGCGCCTCGAAGACGACGCTCGCGAGGTCGAAGGAGGCGTCGGGGAGCAGCCGCCGAAGGTCCTGGGTGAACAGCGCCCACATCCGATCGTCGACGAGGACGGAGCCGTCGCGGATTCCGCGGTCAGAGAGCACGTCCTCGAGCAGCGCGACCGGGTCGTCGCCGTCGTCCCAGAGACGAACGTCCTCGACGGGCGTTT
This portion of the Natronobeatus ordinarius genome encodes:
- a CDS encoding M24 family metallopeptidase; the encoded protein is MTDPFDRRLRDCRRRLEAAGAEAVVCFPSSNLTYLTGFEESPSERHLLLVLPTVGAPAFVAPTMYAEQLAETPVEDVRLWDDGDDPVALLEDVLSDRGIRDGSVLVDDRMWALFTQDLRRLLPDASFDLASVVFEALRLRKDDVELEALRRAGEIADRVSLTLRARCEELVGTTEAALADDIGRLLGEHGGGAPSFSPIVASGPNGARPHHHSGDRVIEAGDPVVLDFGAYVEADLESGTARYPGDQTRTIVFAGEPPAEYREVHAIVCEAQQAAVDAVEPGVTAGSIDRAARSVIEAAGYGDAFVHRTGHGVGLEVHEPPYIVAGNDRELEPGMVFSVEPGIYLEGRFGVRIEDLVVVTEDGAERLNDSPRGWRADDA